One region of Sulfuriroseicoccus oceanibius genomic DNA includes:
- the modC gene encoding molybdenum ABC transporter ATP-binding protein → MSIELKLELERGAFSLDVELQIPQRGVTGLIGPSGSGKTTILRALAGLDRHRGAVVRIGNEVWQQGRGFVQTHRRRLGYVFQEPGLFSHLSVRGNVEYGAKRVAEGERKLAFDEAVAMLGVEPLLERNVGELSGGERQRVAVARALASSPRLLLLDEPLSALDDDAKRGILPWLQKLHRECGVPMVYVTHSVPEIAAMADHLVILESGRVVESGAASALLVRSDLTLAHHGEAAVVMEATVSAHDAAYGLSRLKSPAGDVTVVGTELAVGQRVRVRIAARDVSITRERQEGTSILNRFDAVVRELAADGDAQVLVRLETDGGAALLARITKFSADALGLAIGQRVVAQAKSVSLLVG, encoded by the coding sequence GTGAGTATTGAGCTAAAGTTGGAGTTGGAAAGGGGGGCGTTTTCATTGGATGTGGAGTTGCAAATTCCACAACGTGGGGTGACGGGGCTGATTGGTCCATCGGGATCCGGCAAGACGACGATTCTACGTGCGTTGGCCGGGCTGGATCGACATCGCGGAGCGGTGGTGAGGATTGGGAATGAGGTCTGGCAACAGGGACGTGGTTTTGTTCAGACACACCGACGTCGACTTGGTTATGTGTTTCAGGAGCCTGGTTTGTTCTCCCATTTGTCCGTGCGGGGGAATGTGGAATACGGTGCCAAGAGGGTGGCTGAAGGGGAACGTAAATTGGCGTTCGACGAGGCGGTGGCGATGCTTGGCGTTGAGCCGTTGTTGGAAAGGAACGTGGGTGAGCTGTCGGGAGGTGAGCGGCAGAGGGTGGCGGTGGCCCGGGCGCTTGCGTCGTCGCCTCGGTTACTGTTGCTGGACGAGCCGTTGTCGGCGCTGGATGACGATGCCAAGCGCGGGATTCTGCCGTGGCTGCAGAAGCTGCATCGCGAGTGCGGTGTGCCGATGGTGTATGTGACGCACAGTGTCCCCGAGATAGCGGCAATGGCGGATCATTTGGTGATCCTGGAGAGCGGTCGGGTGGTCGAATCCGGGGCGGCGTCGGCGTTGCTGGTACGCTCGGATTTAACGCTGGCACACCATGGCGAGGCCGCGGTGGTGATGGAGGCCACGGTGTCGGCGCACGACGCAGCCTATGGATTGAGTCGGCTAAAGTCTCCGGCGGGTGATGTGACCGTGGTGGGAACCGAGTTGGCGGTCGGACAGCGGGTGCGGGTTCGGATCGCTGCGCGCGACGTGAGCATTACCCGCGAGCGTCAGGAGGGGACGAGTATCCTCAATCGGTTCGATGCCGTGGTGCGTGAATTAGCGGCCGATGGGGATGCTCAGGTGTTGGTTCGTCTCGAAACGGACGGCGGTGCGGCGTTGCTGGCGCGGATAACCAAGTTTTCGGCGGATGCGCTTGGGCTTGCGATTGGGCAGCGGGTCGTGGCGCAGGCTAAGAGTGTAAGTTTGCTGGTTGGGTAG
- a CDS encoding FtsX-like permease family protein, producing the protein MKKNFARFLALRYLKPKRTSVSIITLLCVAGVTLGVWILVVVMSVMLGFEKRTKELLLGFEYHVFVEQKPSPRSSAYPMRDWRPLLDQIKTTPGVKATSPVVEGIVLVDGNGMRIGQRMRGVEEGDSHVLEEIKLEEGSLASDNPDVQPVVVSDAVMLSLGLNLGQTVDVYSQAHFDKVYEAINDAKNPRLSGTFGESINTAIKGLQENSTIIDDQEPELTVITRDAVASAIAALEPILDTTLEKKLKPSEREIVGNAHFFLTQLGAPQDNALTYDRNQLNQALQPLHEIANLPAQSEEDDEQAFAQLEELVLPKQLSVTGWYKQPPHVNAPSMLMPLFLSQELYGFSELDLVHSIGIRIEDAYQADQFAEQLQQSLPPGFYASSWITRNEDVFFALANERRMMYFALFCIMVVASFCIMVTMITVTVEKRREIGVMKALGATAAQIVSVFAVQGVVVGIIGSLSGLGLGLLTLYFRDQVQAALGLIGMDPFPAAVYGLERIPAAIDPVSLTIIGFGAFLLCSLAALPPAWSVARLDPAKALRD; encoded by the coding sequence TTGAAAAAGAACTTCGCCAGATTCCTCGCCCTCCGCTACCTCAAGCCGAAGCGCACATCGGTCTCCATCATCACATTACTCTGCGTCGCAGGCGTGACCCTTGGAGTCTGGATTCTGGTCGTCGTCATGTCGGTGATGCTTGGGTTTGAAAAACGCACCAAGGAACTACTGCTCGGGTTCGAATACCACGTCTTCGTAGAACAAAAGCCATCGCCCCGCAGCAGCGCCTATCCAATGCGCGACTGGCGCCCGCTGCTCGATCAGATCAAAACCACCCCCGGCGTGAAAGCCACCTCGCCCGTTGTCGAAGGCATCGTCCTCGTCGACGGCAATGGCATGCGCATTGGCCAAAGAATGCGCGGCGTGGAAGAAGGCGACTCCCACGTGCTGGAGGAAATCAAACTCGAAGAGGGCTCGCTCGCCAGCGACAACCCGGACGTCCAACCCGTCGTCGTCTCCGATGCCGTGATGCTCAGCCTCGGGCTCAACCTCGGACAAACCGTCGACGTCTACTCCCAGGCGCACTTCGACAAAGTCTACGAAGCGATCAACGACGCCAAAAACCCACGCCTCAGCGGCACATTCGGCGAATCGATTAACACCGCTATCAAAGGCCTGCAGGAAAACAGCACGATCATCGACGACCAGGAACCCGAGCTCACCGTCATCACCCGCGACGCCGTGGCATCCGCCATCGCCGCACTCGAGCCCATCCTCGACACAACGCTCGAAAAGAAGCTCAAGCCCAGCGAACGCGAGATCGTCGGCAACGCACACTTCTTCCTCACCCAACTCGGTGCACCTCAAGACAACGCGCTGACCTACGACCGCAACCAACTCAACCAGGCGCTGCAGCCCCTCCACGAAATCGCCAACCTCCCCGCACAAAGCGAGGAAGACGATGAACAAGCTTTCGCGCAGCTGGAAGAACTCGTGCTTCCAAAACAACTCAGTGTCACCGGCTGGTACAAGCAGCCACCACACGTCAACGCACCGAGCATGCTGATGCCTCTTTTCCTATCGCAGGAACTTTACGGCTTCAGCGAACTCGATCTCGTCCACTCCATCGGCATCCGCATCGAAGACGCTTATCAAGCGGATCAGTTCGCCGAACAACTGCAGCAATCCCTGCCGCCCGGCTTCTACGCCTCCTCGTGGATTACCCGGAACGAAGACGTCTTCTTCGCCTTGGCCAATGAGCGCCGCATGATGTACTTCGCGCTCTTCTGCATCATGGTCGTGGCGTCATTCTGCATCATGGTCACCATGATCACCGTCACCGTGGAAAAACGCCGCGAGATCGGCGTGATGAAAGCGCTCGGTGCCACCGCCGCCCAGATCGTCTCTGTCTTCGCCGTCCAAGGCGTGGTCGTTGGAATCATCGGCTCACTCTCGGGCCTCGGACTCGGACTACTCACACTCTACTTCCGCGACCAGGTTCAAGCCGCACTCGGACTCATCGGCATGGACCCATTCCCCGCCGCTGTCTACGGCCTGGAGCGCATCCCCGCCGCGATCGACCCCGTCTCGCTCACGATCATTGGGTTCGGAGCCTTCCTTCTCTGCTCACTCGCAGCCCTCCCTCCAGCCTGGAGCGTCGCCCGCCTCGACCCTGCCAAAGCGCTGCGGGACTAG
- a CDS encoding N-acetylmuramoyl-L-alanine amidase family protein, whose amino-acid sequence MPQPRTSPAFVPHLLRAVATLCLLVALVGTARADWNIVTHNGRDHVTAADIKSFYRFPELKLSGNTALWRGSQLWMKATIGSPELIINDVKFILSHPVTRKGRHVLVSRIDLAKLIDPVLRPDFIRQAQRFDTVVIDAGHGGHDPGAIGPYGKEKDFALSVAKRLGAILQRNGYKVKYTRSDDRFIPLKKRAQIGNSTPNSIFISIHFNSAKRTGAQGIETFALTPAGTASTAQSQRPSDHKKRTGNRRDAENIALATAVQNAVLKQINRYRPTDRGIKRARWTVLSGLTRPGILFEGGFVSNQTEGKRIATAAYQQQLAQGLATAIFKYRKAITGR is encoded by the coding sequence ATGCCGCAACCCCGCACATCTCCAGCATTCGTCCCCCACCTGCTCCGCGCGGTGGCGACCCTATGTCTGCTCGTCGCTCTGGTAGGCACGGCACGCGCCGACTGGAATATCGTCACCCATAACGGCCGCGACCACGTCACGGCCGCCGACATCAAGAGCTTCTACCGCTTCCCCGAACTCAAACTCAGCGGCAACACCGCCCTCTGGCGCGGCAGCCAGTTGTGGATGAAAGCCACCATCGGATCGCCGGAACTCATCATCAACGACGTCAAATTCATCCTCAGCCACCCCGTCACCCGCAAAGGCCGCCACGTTCTGGTCTCACGCATCGACCTGGCCAAACTCATCGACCCCGTCCTGCGCCCCGACTTCATCCGCCAGGCCCAGCGCTTCGACACCGTCGTCATCGACGCCGGACACGGCGGCCACGACCCCGGCGCCATCGGCCCTTACGGCAAGGAAAAGGACTTCGCCCTCTCAGTCGCCAAACGACTCGGCGCCATCCTCCAGCGCAATGGCTACAAAGTGAAGTACACCCGCAGCGACGACCGCTTCATTCCACTCAAAAAGCGCGCCCAGATTGGCAACTCCACGCCGAACTCCATCTTCATCAGCATCCACTTCAACTCCGCCAAACGAACCGGTGCCCAAGGCATCGAAACCTTCGCCCTGACTCCCGCCGGCACCGCGTCCACCGCCCAATCCCAACGCCCGTCCGATCACAAAAAACGCACTGGCAACCGCCGCGACGCCGAAAACATCGCCCTCGCCACTGCCGTTCAAAACGCAGTGCTGAAGCAGATCAACCGCTACCGACCCACGGACCGCGGGATCAAACGCGCCCGCTGGACCGTGCTCTCGGGCCTCACCCGCCCCGGCATCCTTTTCGAAGGCGGCTTCGTCAGCAACCAAACCGAAGGCAAGCGCATCGCCACCGCCGCCTACCAACAACAACTCGCCCAGGGACTCGCCACCGCCATCTTCAAATACCGCAAGGCCATTACAGGAAGGTAG
- the xseB gene encoding exodeoxyribonuclease VII small subunit, with protein MKFEQAFGELEALIGQMESDELPLDEMVQAYERGTRLWNQCKLRLDEARLKVEAITKASEEGELETDAFDAAAPTPAAKSPKPVQKPKPSEDDEIKLF; from the coding sequence ATGAAGTTTGAGCAAGCGTTTGGTGAGCTTGAGGCGTTGATCGGCCAAATGGAGAGTGACGAGCTGCCGCTGGATGAGATGGTGCAAGCCTATGAGCGCGGGACGCGCCTGTGGAACCAATGCAAGCTGCGGCTGGATGAAGCGCGCTTGAAAGTGGAGGCGATCACGAAGGCCTCCGAGGAGGGGGAATTGGAGACCGATGCCTTTGATGCCGCCGCTCCCACCCCGGCCGCAAAGTCGCCCAAGCCGGTTCAGAAACCGAAGCCATCCGAAGACGACGAGATCAAACTTTTCTAA
- the dxs gene encoding 1-deoxy-D-xylulose-5-phosphate synthase: MTDKPIQEPVSEYPLLEKIESPTDVKKLSNAQLVELAAEIRHKLVHSVAKTGGHIGPNLGVVELTIALHTVFDTPKDNFVFDVSHQAYVHKMLTGRQSEIHTIRQYEGLNGYMLRTESEHDCYGAGHAGTALSAALGMATARDLAGTDEEVVCVAGDAAFTCGPTFEALNNIAESTDNMIVVLNDNEWSIDKNVGALAKYFNRLQTSDAYEHIHRKATDLIERVAGKGVRKLVNRVEEGTKGLFAPSVLFEEFGMRYYGPVDGHDVEALISIFQHLKGRKERSILHIITEKGRGWEPALANPGKFHGTGPYEVKTGATASGTPTASDVFARAVTDFAKEDEKVVAITAAMPGGTKLEILKKELPKQYFDVGIAEEHAALFACGLATKGFKPFLSIYSTFMQRAYDMIIHDMALQKLPVRLCMDRAGLSGDDGPTHHGLFDIGYLRHVPDLVFMQPKDEPELRDMLWTMANYEELPSAIRYPRGPIAGVPVEGEPKLLEIGKSEVVEDGADVALFGLGTLFSMAKETRDALEAQGISTALVNPRWIKPMDTTCLEEFARKVKVICTFEDHVLANGYGAGVIEHLHDAGIDVPVVRIGWPNEFIDHGNVPALRAQHGLTAEAAVEKVLKALG, from the coding sequence GTGACAGACAAGCCAATCCAAGAACCGGTCAGCGAGTACCCATTGCTCGAGAAAATCGAGTCGCCGACGGATGTGAAAAAACTTTCCAACGCGCAGTTGGTGGAACTTGCCGCAGAGATCCGTCACAAGTTGGTGCACTCCGTGGCCAAGACCGGCGGCCACATCGGGCCGAACCTTGGCGTGGTGGAGTTGACCATCGCGTTGCACACGGTTTTCGACACGCCAAAGGACAACTTTGTGTTCGACGTGTCGCACCAGGCCTACGTTCACAAGATGCTCACTGGTCGTCAGAGTGAGATCCACACGATCCGTCAGTACGAAGGCCTCAATGGCTACATGCTGCGCACCGAGAGCGAGCATGATTGCTACGGTGCGGGCCACGCGGGCACCGCGCTTTCGGCGGCACTCGGGATGGCGACCGCTCGCGACCTTGCTGGTACCGACGAAGAAGTGGTCTGCGTGGCGGGCGACGCGGCTTTCACCTGCGGCCCGACCTTTGAAGCGCTCAACAACATCGCGGAGTCGACCGATAACATGATTGTCGTGCTCAACGACAACGAGTGGTCGATCGACAAAAACGTGGGGGCACTGGCCAAGTACTTCAACCGCCTCCAGACCAGCGACGCCTACGAGCACATTCATCGCAAGGCGACTGATCTGATCGAGCGCGTGGCTGGCAAGGGCGTGCGCAAGTTGGTCAACCGCGTGGAAGAGGGCACCAAGGGACTCTTTGCTCCGAGTGTTTTGTTCGAGGAGTTCGGAATGCGCTACTACGGTCCGGTGGACGGACATGACGTGGAGGCGCTCATCAGCATTTTCCAACACCTTAAAGGGCGCAAGGAACGCTCGATTCTCCACATTATCACGGAGAAGGGACGCGGCTGGGAGCCGGCGCTGGCCAACCCTGGCAAGTTCCACGGAACCGGGCCGTACGAGGTCAAGACCGGTGCCACCGCATCCGGGACGCCTACGGCTTCGGATGTTTTCGCACGTGCCGTAACCGATTTTGCCAAAGAGGACGAAAAGGTCGTGGCGATCACCGCGGCAATGCCTGGCGGAACCAAGCTGGAGATCCTGAAGAAGGAGCTGCCGAAACAGTATTTCGACGTTGGGATTGCGGAAGAACACGCGGCTCTTTTTGCCTGCGGATTGGCGACCAAAGGGTTCAAGCCATTCTTGTCGATTTACTCGACCTTCATGCAGCGAGCCTACGACATGATCATTCACGACATGGCGTTGCAAAAGCTGCCGGTGCGTTTGTGCATGGACCGCGCTGGTCTTTCGGGAGACGACGGTCCGACCCACCACGGGTTGTTTGACATCGGTTACCTGCGTCACGTGCCGGATCTCGTTTTCATGCAACCGAAGGACGAACCGGAGTTGCGCGACATGCTGTGGACGATGGCCAACTACGAAGAGCTGCCGAGCGCGATCCGCTATCCGCGTGGTCCGATTGCCGGCGTGCCGGTGGAAGGCGAGCCAAAGCTGCTTGAGATCGGTAAATCGGAAGTGGTTGAAGACGGCGCGGATGTGGCGTTGTTCGGTCTTGGTACTTTGTTCTCGATGGCCAAAGAGACACGCGATGCCCTCGAGGCGCAGGGGATTTCCACCGCGCTGGTGAACCCACGCTGGATCAAGCCAATGGACACCACCTGCCTTGAGGAGTTCGCCCGCAAGGTGAAGGTGATCTGCACCTTTGAAGACCACGTGCTCGCCAATGGTTACGGTGCTGGTGTGATCGAGCACCTGCATGATGCCGGGATCGATGTGCCTGTTGTGCGCATCGGCTGGCCGAATGAGTTTATCGACCATGGCAACGTCCCAGCCCTCCGCGCCCAGCACGGCCTCACCGCCGAAGCTGCAGTGGAGAAAGTGCTTAAGGCTCTGGGGTAG
- a CDS encoding GxxExxY protein, producing the protein MTENQISKEVVDAAVKVHTELGPGLLESVYEVVLAKELELRGLKVQRQVPVPIIYRGVKLDEAFRADLVVEGKVILELKSVEALSRVHYKQLFTYMKLRGARLGLVLNFGADLMKQGIKRIVNGLDDGHPRVFFGK; encoded by the coding sequence ATGACGGAGAATCAGATCAGTAAAGAGGTGGTCGATGCCGCGGTTAAAGTGCACACAGAGCTTGGGCCCGGCTTACTTGAATCTGTGTATGAGGTGGTATTGGCGAAAGAGCTTGAACTCAGAGGGTTGAAGGTACAGCGCCAAGTCCCCGTGCCTATTATCTACAGAGGGGTAAAACTGGATGAGGCTTTTAGAGCGGATCTTGTGGTTGAGGGTAAGGTGATTCTTGAACTGAAGTCGGTTGAGGCTCTGAGTAGAGTTCACTACAAGCAGTTGTTTACTTACATGAAGCTAAGGGGAGCTCGCTTGGGGTTGGTACTCAATTTTGGCGCCGATCTAATGAAGCAGGGGATCAAGAGAATTGTTAACGGCTTGGACGACGGGCACCCGCGCGTGTTTTTTGGTAAGTGA
- a CDS encoding IspD/TarI family cytidylyltransferase yields MMNERAAAVIVAGGSGRRMGFDKLAAKIGDVSVLERSIAAFEAAETIGRIVVVVSAANEETVQSWIADGRFSKLELAVRGGAERFDSVGNGIAALGEDFAGVIAVHDGARPLVCPQSIDETVNAAATTGAAVLAKPVADTLKRVDANGSVVESVPRDGMWAMETPQCARADWMRQAVAAARSADSSAAITDEVTALQHAGRPVTVVRSVSPNLKITFPGDIELAERLV; encoded by the coding sequence ATGATGAATGAGCGAGCAGCGGCGGTGATTGTGGCCGGGGGATCCGGGCGGAGGATGGGCTTTGATAAACTGGCGGCCAAGATTGGCGATGTTTCGGTGCTTGAGCGCTCGATTGCCGCGTTTGAGGCGGCGGAGACGATTGGCCGGATCGTGGTGGTGGTTTCGGCGGCAAATGAAGAGACGGTACAGTCCTGGATCGCGGATGGGCGGTTTTCCAAACTCGAGCTCGCTGTGCGTGGCGGGGCCGAGCGGTTTGATTCGGTTGGCAATGGGATTGCTGCGCTCGGTGAGGACTTTGCCGGCGTGATTGCCGTGCACGACGGGGCGCGACCTTTGGTATGTCCGCAGTCGATCGATGAAACGGTCAACGCAGCGGCTACGACGGGCGCAGCGGTGCTTGCCAAGCCGGTGGCGGACACACTCAAGCGCGTCGACGCGAATGGGTCGGTCGTGGAGTCGGTGCCGCGCGATGGCATGTGGGCAATGGAGACACCTCAGTGTGCGCGCGCCGATTGGATGCGTCAGGCGGTGGCCGCGGCGCGATCGGCGGATAGTTCAGCGGCGATTACCGATGAAGTGACCGCGCTCCAGCATGCGGGGCGACCGGTGACGGTTGTGCGTTCTGTGAGCCCGAATTTGAAGATCACCTTCCCCGGCGACATCGAGTTGGCGGAGAGGTTGGTGTGA